From the Fibrobacter sp. UWB11 genome, one window contains:
- a CDS encoding type II toxin-antitoxin system Phd/YefM family antitoxin, which translates to MSTIKNIKPISYIKANAAKVLDHVCESHAPYIVTQNGEARGVILDVDTYQKMQDGLKLFKLFAQSEGEVARGRVIHQKDLFDSLESELNAK; encoded by the coding sequence ATGTCTACAATCAAGAACATCAAGCCTATTTCGTACATCAAGGCTAATGCTGCAAAAGTTTTGGACCATGTATGCGAATCACATGCCCCTTACATTGTAACGCAGAATGGAGAGGCTCGCGGAGTAATTCTCGACGTTGACACCTACCAAAAAATGCAAGATGGGCTAAAGCTTTTCAAGCTGTTCGCACAGAGCGAAGGCGAGGTTGCCCGCGGTCGAGTCATCCACCAGAAAGACCTATTCGATTCTCTGGAGAGCGAACTGAATGCCAAGTAA